The following are encoded in a window of Rosa chinensis cultivar Old Blush chromosome 4, RchiOBHm-V2, whole genome shotgun sequence genomic DNA:
- the LOC112201047 gene encoding mitochondrial import receptor subunit TOM40-1, translating into MAGLVPPPPTAPDTPKQNERVDYLNLPCPIPYDEISREAYMSLKPELFEGMRIDFTKGLNQKFSLSHSVTMGPTEIPSQSTETIKIPTAQYEFGANFLDPKLMLVGRVLTDGRLNARVKCDLTENLSLKANSQLTNEPHMSHGMASFDYKGKDFRSQFQLGNGALFGANYIQSVTPNLSVGGEVFWAGQHRKSGIGYAARYNTDKMVATGQVASTGVVAMSYVQKVSDKVSLASDFMYNYLSRDVTASFGYDYILRQCRLRGKIDSNGVAAAFLEERLNMGLNFILSAEIDHRKKDYKFGFGLTVGE; encoded by the exons ATGGCGGGCCTCGTTCCTCCTCCACCCACTGCTCCTGATACTCCCAAACAGAATGAGAGAGTCGATTACCTCAATCTCCCTTGCCCTATTCCCTACGACGAGATCTCCCGCGAAGCTTACA TGTCTTTAAAGCCAGAGCTTTTCGAGGGGATGCGAATCGATTTTACCAAAGGTCTCAATCAGAAGTTCTCACTCAGTCACAG TGTGACCATGGGACCTACAGAGATTCCTTCCCAATCTACTGAAACTATTAAAATTCCCACTGCTCAGTATGAGTTTGGTGCCAATTTTTTGGACCCAAAG CTGATGCTTGTCGGGAGAGTATTGACTGATGGGAGGCTCAATGCGAGAGTAAAGTGTGATTTAACCGAGAATCTTTCTTTGAAGGCTAATTCTCAG CTTACCAACGAGCCACACATGTCACATGGCATGGCCAGTTTTGATTACAAG GGTAAAGATTTCCGGTCACAGTTTCAACTAGGGAATGGTGCATTGTTTGGTGCAAACTATATTCAG AGTGTAACCCCCAATCTGTCCGTGGGTGGTGAAGTGTTTTGGGCTGGTCAACATCGGAAGTCTGGTATTGGCTATGCTGCTCGATACAATACAGACAAGATG GTTGCCACAGGGCAGGTTGCTAGTACTGGAGTTGTTGCTATGAGCTATGTTCAGAAGGTGTCTGATAAG GTTTCTCTAGCATCAGATTTCATGTACAACTACTTATCAAGAGACGTGACAGCTAGCTTCGGTTATGATTACATTCTGCGACAG TGTCGTCTTAGAGGAAAGATTGATTCCAATGGAGTAGCTGCTGCCTTTTTGGAAGAGCGACTAAATATGGGTCTTAATTTTATTCTTTCTGCAGAG ATTGATCATAGAAAGAAAGACTACAAATTTGGGTTTGGATTGACTGTTGGAGAGTAA